One genomic window of Myxococcus xanthus includes the following:
- a CDS encoding FHA domain-containing protein has translation MPFQLTISEGREAGKEFVFDQDSVLIGRSTDCDVALFDPGVSRRHCRIFLDGDAYAVEDQGSANGSLINGSPVKTQVLEDGDKLTLGPVTFIFAMLTDEPATGEEELPAGAQEGDGSTRIVSLDSLKRQRNKGVALAPEGADQEELNEIREGATRSNLQALRPVSQGQSGSRPAAIERSAPAAPPAKRPSSSPPPARARPAPSASGGGGLSAAERARIRRESPGVVSSAKLFWADASQGVRTGIIGGGVAMVLALFGVLYWLVLSGEDGQPVGEEPSMLTGQPIRDSFGLGPGVTWDRPDMKVFEWEYTAATRAVVILHYQAQSISKDEVVVSVNGVDVGKVPPDTLASQDRSIELMIPAQHLKKGEPNRIIFDNVKNPPGEDPWVIWNIWVERALLPDLLPEELVREATEYHKRGLKHFQTPDIGARNRYEAWKSFRVSWLMLEAHPEPKPDLYYDAQERMKAAQQELDRTCSKLLLEVEGYYNQGNYKSASATLDHVKEYFPEFDQPCATRADAKRAEYGL, from the coding sequence ATGCCTTTCCAGCTGACGATCTCCGAGGGTAGAGAAGCCGGTAAGGAGTTCGTCTTCGACCAGGACTCCGTTCTCATCGGCCGTTCGACGGATTGCGACGTCGCGCTGTTCGACCCGGGTGTGTCCCGGCGCCACTGCCGCATCTTCCTCGACGGTGATGCCTACGCCGTCGAGGACCAGGGCAGCGCCAACGGGTCGCTCATCAACGGCAGTCCGGTGAAGACGCAGGTGCTTGAGGACGGCGACAAGCTGACCCTGGGGCCGGTGACATTCATCTTCGCCATGCTGACGGACGAGCCGGCCACGGGCGAAGAAGAGCTCCCCGCCGGCGCCCAGGAAGGCGATGGCAGCACGCGCATCGTCTCCCTGGATTCCCTGAAGCGGCAGCGCAACAAGGGCGTCGCGCTGGCCCCGGAAGGTGCCGACCAGGAGGAGCTGAACGAAATCCGCGAGGGTGCCACCCGCTCCAACCTGCAGGCCCTGCGCCCCGTGTCCCAGGGGCAGAGCGGCTCACGGCCGGCGGCCATCGAGCGCTCGGCGCCAGCGGCACCGCCCGCGAAGCGGCCGTCCAGTTCGCCCCCGCCGGCCCGGGCCCGTCCGGCGCCGTCCGCTTCGGGCGGTGGTGGCCTGTCCGCGGCGGAGCGCGCGCGCATCCGGCGTGAGTCCCCCGGCGTGGTGTCCAGCGCGAAGCTCTTCTGGGCGGACGCCAGCCAGGGCGTGCGCACCGGCATCATCGGTGGCGGCGTGGCCATGGTGCTCGCGCTGTTCGGCGTCCTCTACTGGCTGGTGCTGAGCGGCGAGGACGGTCAGCCGGTGGGCGAGGAGCCCTCGATGCTGACCGGCCAGCCCATCCGCGACTCGTTCGGCCTGGGGCCGGGCGTGACGTGGGATCGCCCGGACATGAAGGTCTTCGAGTGGGAGTACACCGCCGCCACGCGCGCGGTGGTCATCCTTCACTACCAGGCCCAGAGCATCTCCAAGGACGAGGTCGTGGTGAGCGTCAACGGCGTGGACGTGGGCAAGGTGCCGCCCGACACGCTGGCCAGCCAGGACCGCTCCATCGAACTGATGATTCCGGCGCAGCACCTGAAGAAGGGCGAGCCCAACCGCATCATCTTCGACAACGTGAAGAATCCGCCGGGCGAAGACCCGTGGGTCATCTGGAACATCTGGGTGGAGCGCGCGCTCCTGCCGGACCTGCTGCCCGAGGAACTGGTGCGGGAGGCCACCGAGTACCACAAGCGGGGCTTGAAGCACTTCCAGACGCCGGACATCGGCGCTCGCAACCGCTACGAGGCCTGGAAGTCCTTCCGCGTGTCGTGGCTGATGCTGGAGGCCCACCCGGAGCCGAAGCCCGACCTCTACTACGACGCCCAGGAGCGCATGAAGGCGGCGCAGCAGGAGCTGGACCGCACCTGCTCCAAGCTGCTGCTGGAGGTGGAGGGCTACTACAACCAGGGCAACTACAAGAGCGCCTCCGCCACCCTGGACCACGTGAAGGAGTACTTCCCGGAGTTCGACCAGCCGTGCGCCACCCGCGCGGACGCCAAGCGCGCGGAGTACGGCCTCTAG
- a CDS encoding phospholipase D-like domain-containing protein — protein MRDQEALTEQSGEVDTGAPRRAPTPPAPVPEHGPVWSPGVSGGLLTRYYLPRRHGVVQGNACQLLRDGVEAYPAMLEAIRGARRYVRMETYMFVSDAVGELFGQALAEAAERGVHVKVLYDAVGSWTSRRSFFAGLRARGVDIRAFKPFSLSRGLRHLLRRDHRKILVVDGEVAFTGGVNISAHWAPAEMGAAWRDDVLRIEGPAVHELERCFSATWRMMFQGRFHRLTRRLERLRNPPPRRGAVGLVVLSSRRSIHRAYLHAIRRARRSVLVAAAYFIPDRRMVMALREAARRGVEVHLLLNARSDHPILEFMARAFYERLLGAGVRIFEWQRGVLHAKTAVVDGVWGTIGSFNLERLSLAFNHEVNAVFADPRLGQQLEDSFRGDCGDCREVTLAEFRRRPLWQKLLERALSLLRKII, from the coding sequence ATGCGTGACCAGGAGGCGTTGACCGAGCAGTCGGGGGAAGTGGACACGGGCGCGCCGCGGCGTGCGCCCACGCCCCCAGCGCCCGTGCCGGAGCATGGGCCGGTGTGGAGCCCCGGCGTCTCCGGGGGGCTCCTGACGCGCTACTACCTGCCGCGCCGCCACGGGGTGGTGCAGGGCAACGCATGCCAGTTGCTGCGCGACGGCGTGGAGGCCTACCCGGCGATGCTGGAGGCCATCCGCGGGGCGCGCCGTTATGTCCGTATGGAGACGTACATGTTCGTCTCCGACGCCGTCGGCGAACTGTTTGGCCAGGCGCTGGCGGAGGCGGCCGAGCGCGGCGTGCACGTGAAGGTGTTGTACGACGCGGTGGGCTCCTGGACGAGCCGCCGGAGCTTCTTCGCAGGGCTGCGCGCGCGGGGCGTGGACATCCGCGCCTTCAAGCCCTTCAGCCTGTCACGCGGGCTGCGGCACCTGCTGCGGAGGGACCACCGCAAAATCCTGGTGGTGGACGGCGAGGTGGCCTTCACCGGTGGGGTGAACATCTCCGCCCACTGGGCGCCCGCGGAGATGGGCGCGGCGTGGCGGGACGATGTGCTGCGCATCGAAGGGCCGGCCGTCCACGAACTGGAGCGGTGTTTCTCCGCCACGTGGCGGATGATGTTCCAGGGCCGCTTCCACCGGCTGACCCGGCGGCTGGAGCGCCTGCGCAACCCTCCGCCTCGGCGCGGCGCGGTGGGGCTGGTGGTGTTGTCCAGTCGGCGAAGCATCCACCGGGCCTACCTGCACGCCATCCGCCGGGCCCGGCGCAGCGTGCTGGTGGCCGCCGCCTATTTCATTCCGGACCGGCGCATGGTGATGGCGCTGCGCGAGGCGGCCCGGCGCGGGGTGGAGGTCCATCTGCTGCTCAACGCTCGCAGCGACCACCCCATCCTGGAGTTCATGGCCCGGGCCTTCTACGAGCGGCTGCTGGGCGCGGGCGTCCGCATCTTCGAGTGGCAGCGCGGCGTGCTGCACGCCAAGACGGCCGTGGTGGACGGGGTGTGGGGCACCATCGGCTCATTCAACCTGGAGCGCCTCAGCCTGGCCTTCAATCACGAGGTGAACGCGGTCTTCGCCGACCCTCGCTTGGGGCAGCAACTGGAGGACTCCTTCCGCGGCGACTGCGGGGACTGCCGCGAGGTGACGCTGGCGGAGTTCCGCCGCCGGCCCCTGTGGCAGAAGCTGCTGGAGCGGGCACTGTCTCTGCTTCGCAAAATCATTTGA
- the acnA gene encoding aconitate hydratase AcnA: MTDSFGTKSQLKVGSATYDLFSLGKLAKTHPAVNRLPFSLKVLLENLLRHEDGRVVKREHVEKMLAWDPKATPDVEISFHPARVLLQDFTGVPAVVDLAAMREALASMGGNPDRINPRNPADLVIDHSVQIDSFATSAAFKENAELEFERNRERYAFLRWGQSAFKGFGVVPPDIGICHQVNLEFLAHVTFRQGSTVYPDTLVGTDSHTTMINGLGVVGWGVGGIEAEAALLGQPITMLIPQVVGFKLSGKLPAGATATDLVLTVTQMLRKKGVVGKFVEFYGSGLKNLSLPDRATIANMAPEYGATIGFFPVDEESLNYLRFTGRPDDLVALTEAYAKEQGLWRRDDAEDPIFSDTLELDLSTVVPSLAGPKRPQDRVPLKDMKSGYEKSLVEMLSAGKSKGEDEEGGKGKAAAAAVPPERLAQTVTVKNGRQSYQMGHGAVVIASITSCTNTSNPAVLVGAGILAKKAVERGLNPKPWVKTSLAPGSRVVSEYLRDAGLLPYLEAVGFHIVGYGCTTCIGNSGPLTEPVANAVTEGDLVVAAVLSGNRNFEGRINPHVRMNYLASPPLVVAYALAGEVGMDLDNEPLGTDPNGRPVFLKDIWPTNEEIQEVIRTSVKPEQFRSQYANAMEGDALWQQLPVGKGSTFQWDDTSTYVRKPPFFDNLPKEPKATQDIHGAHVMALLGDSVTTDHISPAGNIAKTSPAAKYLMANGVEPKDFNSYGARRGNHEVMVRGTFANIRLKNLLVPGVEGGVTVHIPTRERMSIYDASMKYQAEGTPLVVLAGAEYGTGSSRDWAAKGTMLLGVKAVIAKSFERIHRSNLVGMGVLPLQFEAGQDAQSLGLTGHEKFDITGVAQDLAPQKKLTVKATGESGTKEFTVVCRIDTPNELDYYRHGGILQYVLRQLAKG; this comes from the coding sequence ATGACCGACAGTTTCGGCACGAAGTCCCAGCTCAAGGTGGGCTCTGCCACCTATGACCTCTTCAGCCTGGGCAAGCTGGCGAAAACCCACCCGGCGGTGAACCGCCTGCCGTTCTCGCTGAAGGTCCTGCTGGAGAACCTGCTGCGCCACGAGGACGGTCGTGTGGTGAAGCGCGAGCACGTGGAGAAGATGCTGGCGTGGGACCCCAAGGCCACGCCGGACGTGGAAATCTCCTTCCACCCCGCCCGCGTGCTGCTCCAGGACTTCACGGGCGTACCCGCGGTGGTGGACCTGGCGGCCATGCGTGAGGCGCTGGCCTCCATGGGCGGCAACCCGGACAGGATCAACCCGCGCAACCCGGCCGACCTGGTCATCGACCACTCGGTGCAGATTGACTCCTTCGCGACGTCCGCCGCGTTCAAGGAGAACGCCGAGCTGGAGTTCGAGCGCAACCGTGAGCGGTACGCGTTCCTCCGCTGGGGCCAGAGCGCGTTCAAGGGCTTTGGCGTGGTTCCGCCGGACATCGGCATCTGCCACCAGGTCAACCTGGAGTTCCTGGCGCACGTGACGTTCCGCCAGGGCAGCACCGTGTACCCGGACACGCTGGTGGGCACCGACAGCCACACCACGATGATCAACGGCCTGGGCGTGGTGGGCTGGGGCGTGGGCGGCATCGAGGCGGAGGCCGCGCTGCTGGGCCAGCCGATTACGATGCTGATTCCGCAGGTGGTGGGCTTCAAGCTCTCCGGCAAGCTGCCCGCGGGCGCCACCGCCACGGACCTGGTGCTCACCGTCACGCAGATGCTTCGCAAGAAGGGCGTGGTGGGCAAGTTCGTGGAGTTCTACGGCAGCGGCCTGAAGAACCTGTCCCTGCCGGACCGCGCCACCATCGCGAACATGGCGCCCGAGTACGGCGCCACCATCGGCTTCTTCCCGGTGGACGAGGAGAGCCTCAACTACCTGCGCTTCACCGGCCGTCCTGACGACCTGGTGGCCCTCACCGAGGCCTACGCCAAGGAGCAGGGCCTGTGGCGGCGTGACGACGCCGAGGACCCCATCTTCAGCGACACGCTGGAGCTGGACCTGTCCACCGTGGTGCCCAGCCTCGCCGGCCCCAAGCGCCCGCAGGACCGCGTGCCCCTCAAGGACATGAAGTCCGGCTACGAGAAGTCGCTGGTGGAGATGCTGTCGGCCGGCAAGAGCAAGGGCGAGGACGAGGAGGGTGGCAAGGGCAAGGCCGCCGCCGCCGCGGTGCCGCCCGAGCGTCTGGCTCAGACGGTCACGGTGAAGAACGGCCGCCAGAGCTACCAGATGGGCCACGGCGCGGTGGTGATTGCGTCGATTACGTCCTGCACCAACACCTCCAACCCGGCGGTGCTGGTGGGCGCGGGCATCCTGGCCAAGAAGGCCGTGGAGCGCGGCCTCAACCCGAAGCCGTGGGTGAAGACGTCCCTGGCCCCGGGCAGCCGCGTCGTCAGCGAGTACCTGCGCGACGCCGGCCTGCTGCCCTACCTGGAGGCGGTGGGCTTCCACATCGTGGGCTACGGCTGCACGACGTGCATCGGCAACTCCGGTCCGCTGACGGAGCCCGTGGCCAACGCCGTCACCGAGGGGGACCTGGTCGTCGCCGCGGTGCTGTCCGGCAACCGCAACTTCGAAGGCCGCATCAACCCGCACGTGCGCATGAACTACCTGGCCAGCCCGCCGCTGGTGGTGGCCTACGCGCTGGCGGGCGAAGTGGGCATGGACCTGGACAACGAGCCGCTGGGCACCGACCCCAACGGACGTCCCGTGTTCCTCAAGGACATCTGGCCCACCAACGAGGAGATTCAGGAGGTCATCCGCACCTCCGTGAAGCCGGAGCAGTTCCGCAGCCAGTACGCCAACGCCATGGAGGGCGACGCGCTCTGGCAGCAGCTGCCGGTGGGCAAGGGCTCCACGTTCCAGTGGGACGACACGTCCACCTACGTGCGCAAGCCGCCCTTCTTCGACAACCTGCCGAAGGAGCCCAAGGCGACGCAGGACATCCATGGCGCGCACGTGATGGCGCTGCTGGGTGACTCCGTCACCACGGACCACATCTCCCCCGCGGGCAACATCGCCAAGACGAGCCCGGCGGCCAAGTACCTCATGGCCAACGGCGTGGAGCCCAAGGACTTCAACTCCTACGGCGCGCGCCGCGGCAACCACGAGGTGATGGTGCGCGGCACCTTCGCCAACATCCGCCTGAAGAACCTGCTGGTCCCGGGCGTGGAGGGCGGCGTCACCGTCCACATCCCCACGCGCGAGCGGATGAGCATCTACGACGCGTCCATGAAGTACCAGGCGGAGGGCACGCCGCTGGTGGTGCTGGCGGGCGCGGAGTACGGCACCGGCTCCAGCCGTGACTGGGCGGCCAAGGGCACCATGCTGCTGGGCGTGAAGGCCGTCATCGCCAAGAGCTTCGAGCGCATCCACCGCTCCAACCTGGTGGGCATGGGCGTGCTGCCGCTCCAGTTCGAGGCGGGCCAGGACGCGCAGTCGCTGGGCCTCACCGGCCACGAGAAGTTCGACATCACCGGCGTGGCGCAGGACCTGGCGCCGCAGAAGAAGCTCACCGTGAAGGCCACGGGCGAGAGCGGCACCAAGGAGTTCACGGTGGTGTGCCGCATCGACACGCCGAACGAGCTCGACTACTACCGCCACGGCGGCATCTTGCAGTACGTGCTCCGCCAACTGGCCAAGGGCTAG
- a CDS encoding PilC/PilY family type IV pilus protein, with translation MKALFSTLTALSVLLAAPGALAQDPASCSLQSTSRLDALLNPARGSDERFFTSPSGPPNILLILDTSGSMAYWPIAWSNNDSHSYSKNSSGTFPGCRQANIDELNYDANVAYPRMWLSLTNQDSPWFVPTSYYRFDGSGSTSQSSFGMTRNPVKFNEPPPNTVISGTAAEACAQVVDSGNNNTQAAARAACAQCLATKGYFQYTQEKRVASGNFLNFYSPRGHSAVNVISQVLKDSERTRFGVVTFSASSEATDTAKWSGQDVVRFERFGPSCGDSLSGAKREDHRNNLLSKMRNGLRFNTGTPLTQAMWGASTYFRSAGSDPFPDWFGSDYLRDSGFNDEAAPGRAATCFTCGFNAMILLTDGEPNEPGGDSAQVPAQVRNLDVPCSNCAAASQGSNSGGSSSHIHRIAKWMWTNDLRPELSGSQAVATYTVGFALTNTQAINLLRVTADAGGGRFYAATNSSQLKTALQAIVDDVQNRNIAFAAAAISSFQTGSSTLSALMPRMSPASGDSAWRGDLWRFNQFNEFVEGVDKNGDGDMDDIFVVDRDGDIVVEDTSGNFVKDGGSTPAAQFWEARRALMARALTSRKIYTVTDSNQDGRLTAADNAATPIEFTVENREVLKSYFGILGTPVCPTVQSLSPLDIDPGTLMTGLRLTPQQAAAAMSVAVPGFGNLAQAQTWVNDICVRTLIQYVRGQDLADEDGNGNRTEVRRSVLGDIFHSAPVLVDPPMDKFLCNLGMSNQCTRTLYSQQLGVSPTPLATESISRCGNTVEVDAYDAYLHRYRRRDKLVLVGANDGMLHAFRDSTASNDNCEGGLPMIEYSPSNGEEEWAFIPPDLLSRLHEMAGGHQYYVDGDIMVRDVWADGSDGSQPDGIKQSTEYHTMAVISEGRGGVHYVALELRADSGTGRFGAPRMQWMYPQPDSPEAALFGKTLFSLSPKPPPIGPVLVEAGTAAGPVSRYNVETQERWMVALSGGWSPGQEKGRGIYMVDAWSPEVNGRTDNLWWKFEYDPNASGEQHGPAQHLTHSVAAPVALVDYGVGGNVQQDGFFDTAVFGDMRGQLWVARMSVPGALDPSTGLIRNWSAARAFQMDRDAVGPSGGQGDSLTRTWPFYYVPSIGIQPGTGAMRALVGTGDRYALLDDQAGICRFDNPQACARYGCGNVEVDYRVDRIGENITQSRHQWTQRGLAQSTLTRGTASQPACGDPGQTVVSARFTRHEARSCPGAPQDYTSMSPARVECGKDAEGNFRCLDVSNVAPNFADLELTRTVNAIGKNRFYGVRVYGVAGQTFAEDATAVSAEGPMTASQFDAERLSDRTNDNDTSGDLVDVTNITCDASGACSATGALPDGKGWMLEYTDNHTHKTAGGAATVASCTLWNVIYPSQDGEVCSSTAARARFYQADFLSGLPNCAASFENARYQERAVLSPPPEPATAVMISPTGSVKYSAVMQEPGQRQATSVDVSENSEVLQNVYELPLTQEQHACRHENAASCLP, from the coding sequence ATGAAGGCACTCTTCTCCACCCTGACAGCCCTGTCCGTGCTGCTGGCCGCCCCTGGCGCGCTCGCGCAGGACCCGGCGTCTTGCAGCCTCCAGTCCACCTCCCGCCTGGACGCGCTGCTCAACCCCGCGCGCGGCAGCGACGAGCGCTTCTTCACCAGCCCCAGCGGCCCGCCCAACATCCTGCTCATCCTGGATACGTCGGGCTCCATGGCGTACTGGCCCATCGCCTGGAGCAACAACGACTCCCACAGCTATTCCAAAAACAGCTCCGGCACCTTCCCCGGCTGCCGTCAGGCCAACATCGACGAGCTGAACTACGACGCCAACGTCGCGTACCCGCGGATGTGGCTGTCGCTGACCAACCAGGACTCGCCCTGGTTCGTGCCCACCAGCTACTACCGCTTCGATGGCAGCGGCAGCACCTCGCAGTCCAGCTTCGGGATGACCCGCAACCCGGTGAAATTCAACGAGCCGCCGCCCAACACTGTCATCAGTGGCACCGCGGCAGAGGCGTGCGCCCAGGTGGTGGACTCCGGCAACAACAACACCCAGGCCGCCGCCCGCGCCGCGTGCGCGCAGTGCCTCGCGACGAAGGGCTACTTCCAATACACGCAAGAGAAGCGCGTGGCTTCCGGTAACTTCCTCAACTTCTATTCGCCGCGCGGCCACTCCGCCGTCAACGTCATCAGCCAGGTGCTCAAGGACTCGGAGCGCACGCGCTTCGGTGTGGTGACGTTCTCCGCGAGCAGCGAAGCCACCGACACGGCGAAGTGGAGCGGCCAGGACGTGGTGCGCTTCGAGCGCTTTGGCCCCAGCTGCGGCGACTCGCTCAGCGGCGCGAAGCGTGAAGATCACCGCAACAACCTGCTCAGCAAGATGCGGAACGGGCTGCGCTTCAACACGGGCACGCCCCTGACACAGGCCATGTGGGGGGCCAGCACCTACTTCCGCTCCGCCGGCAGCGACCCATTCCCCGACTGGTTCGGCAGCGACTACCTGCGCGACTCGGGCTTCAACGACGAGGCCGCGCCCGGACGAGCCGCCACCTGCTTCACCTGCGGCTTCAACGCCATGATTCTGCTCACGGACGGGGAGCCCAACGAGCCCGGCGGTGACTCCGCCCAGGTCCCGGCCCAGGTGCGCAACCTGGACGTCCCCTGCTCCAACTGCGCCGCGGCCAGCCAGGGCAGCAACAGCGGCGGCTCCAGCAGCCACATCCACCGCATCGCCAAGTGGATGTGGACGAACGACCTGCGGCCGGAGCTGTCAGGGTCGCAGGCGGTGGCCACCTACACCGTGGGCTTCGCGCTGACGAACACGCAGGCCATCAACCTGCTGCGCGTCACCGCGGACGCGGGCGGCGGGCGATTCTACGCGGCCACCAACTCCAGCCAGCTGAAGACGGCGCTCCAGGCCATCGTCGACGACGTGCAGAACCGGAACATCGCGTTCGCCGCCGCGGCCATCTCTTCGTTCCAGACGGGCAGCTCCACGCTCAGCGCGCTGATGCCGCGCATGTCGCCCGCCTCCGGTGACAGCGCCTGGCGCGGCGACTTGTGGCGCTTCAACCAGTTCAACGAGTTCGTGGAAGGTGTCGACAAGAACGGCGACGGTGACATGGACGACATCTTCGTCGTGGACCGGGACGGGGACATCGTCGTCGAGGACACCTCTGGCAACTTCGTCAAGGACGGAGGCAGCACCCCGGCCGCCCAGTTCTGGGAGGCGCGCCGCGCGCTGATGGCCCGGGCGCTGACCAGCCGGAAGATCTACACGGTGACGGACAGCAACCAGGACGGGCGCCTCACCGCCGCGGACAACGCGGCGACGCCCATCGAGTTCACCGTGGAGAACCGCGAGGTGCTGAAGAGCTACTTCGGCATCCTCGGCACCCCCGTCTGCCCGACGGTGCAGTCGCTCAGCCCCCTGGACATCGACCCGGGCACGTTGATGACGGGCCTCCGGCTGACGCCCCAGCAGGCCGCCGCGGCCATGAGCGTCGCGGTGCCCGGCTTCGGCAACCTGGCGCAGGCGCAGACCTGGGTGAACGACATCTGCGTGCGCACGCTCATCCAATACGTGCGCGGCCAGGACCTGGCGGACGAGGACGGCAACGGCAACCGCACCGAGGTGCGCCGCTCCGTGCTGGGCGACATCTTCCACTCCGCGCCGGTGCTGGTGGACCCGCCCATGGACAAGTTCCTGTGCAACCTGGGCATGAGCAACCAGTGCACGCGCACGCTCTACAGCCAGCAACTGGGCGTGTCGCCCACGCCGCTCGCCACGGAGAGCATCAGCCGCTGCGGCAACACCGTGGAGGTGGACGCGTATGACGCGTACCTGCACCGCTACCGCCGCCGCGACAAGCTGGTGCTGGTGGGCGCCAACGACGGCATGCTGCACGCCTTCCGCGACAGCACCGCGAGCAACGACAACTGCGAGGGCGGCCTGCCCATGATTGAGTACTCGCCCAGCAACGGCGAGGAGGAGTGGGCCTTCATCCCGCCCGACCTGCTGTCGCGCCTGCACGAGATGGCGGGCGGCCACCAGTACTACGTGGACGGCGACATCATGGTGCGCGACGTGTGGGCGGACGGCTCGGACGGCTCGCAGCCGGACGGCATCAAGCAGTCCACCGAGTACCACACGATGGCGGTGATTTCGGAGGGACGCGGCGGCGTGCACTACGTGGCGCTGGAGCTGCGCGCGGACTCGGGCACCGGCCGCTTCGGCGCGCCCCGGATGCAGTGGATGTACCCGCAGCCGGACTCCCCGGAGGCCGCCCTCTTCGGCAAGACGCTCTTCTCGCTCAGCCCCAAGCCGCCGCCCATTGGCCCCGTGCTGGTGGAGGCGGGCACCGCGGCCGGTCCCGTGTCCCGCTACAACGTGGAGACCCAGGAGCGGTGGATGGTGGCCCTGTCGGGCGGCTGGTCCCCCGGCCAGGAGAAGGGCCGCGGCATCTACATGGTGGACGCGTGGTCCCCCGAGGTGAATGGCCGCACCGACAACCTGTGGTGGAAGTTCGAATACGACCCGAACGCCAGCGGCGAGCAGCACGGCCCCGCCCAGCACCTCACGCATAGCGTGGCGGCGCCGGTGGCCCTGGTGGACTACGGCGTGGGGGGCAACGTGCAGCAGGACGGCTTCTTCGATACGGCCGTCTTCGGTGACATGCGCGGCCAGCTGTGGGTGGCGCGCATGTCCGTGCCCGGCGCGCTGGACCCGAGCACGGGCCTCATCCGCAACTGGAGCGCCGCGCGCGCCTTCCAGATGGACCGGGACGCCGTGGGTCCGTCGGGCGGCCAGGGCGACAGCCTCACGCGCACGTGGCCCTTCTATTACGTGCCCTCCATTGGCATCCAGCCGGGCACGGGCGCCATGCGCGCGCTCGTCGGCACGGGTGACCGCTACGCGCTGCTGGATGACCAGGCCGGCATCTGCCGCTTCGACAACCCGCAGGCCTGCGCGCGCTACGGGTGCGGCAACGTGGAGGTGGACTACCGCGTGGACCGCATCGGCGAGAACATCACCCAGTCGCGGCACCAGTGGACGCAGCGGGGACTGGCACAGTCCACGCTGACGCGTGGGACGGCCTCGCAGCCCGCCTGTGGCGACCCGGGCCAGACGGTGGTGTCGGCCCGGTTCACCCGACACGAGGCCCGCTCCTGCCCGGGAGCACCCCAGGACTACACCTCCATGAGCCCCGCGCGTGTGGAGTGTGGCAAGGACGCCGAGGGCAACTTCCGCTGCCTCGACGTGAGCAACGTGGCGCCCAACTTCGCGGACCTGGAGCTGACCCGCACCGTCAACGCCATTGGGAAGAATCGCTTCTACGGCGTGCGCGTGTACGGTGTGGCCGGGCAGACGTTCGCCGAGGATGCCACCGCTGTTTCCGCGGAGGGCCCCATGACGGCGAGCCAGTTCGACGCGGAACGCCTGAGCGACCGCACCAACGACAACGACACCAGCGGTGACCTGGTGGACGTGACAAACATCACCTGCGACGCGTCCGGCGCCTGCTCCGCGACGGGCGCCCTGCCCGATGGCAAGGGATGGATGCTGGAGTACACGGACAACCACACCCACAAGACGGCGGGCGGCGCGGCCACGGTGGCCAGCTGCACGCTGTGGAACGTCATCTACCCGTCGCAGGACGGCGAGGTGTGCAGCAGCACCGCCGCCCGGGCCCGCTTCTACCAGGCGGACTTCCTCAGCGGCCTGCCCAACTGCGCCGCGTCCTTCGAGAACGCGCGCTACCAGGAGCGCGCGGTGCTGTCACCGCCGCCCGAGCCCGCCACCGCGGTGATGATTTCGCCCACGGGCAGCGTGAAATACAGCGCCGTCATGCAGGAGCCCGGACAGCGCCAGGCCACCTCGGTGGACGTGTCGGAGAACAGCGAGGTGCTCCAGAACGTGTACGAGCTACCCCTCACCCAGGAGCAGCACGCCTGCCGCCACGAGAACGCGGCCAGTTGCCTGCCGTGA
- a CDS encoding HD domain-containing protein, with translation MPALEDAIALAVAAHQGQRDKAGQTYILHPLRVMMRLDTDEERTVAILHDVVEDTPYTLERLRELGYAENVLGALDALTRRQDETYEAFIERLRPLALARRVKLADLEDNMDVRRLAAVTPKDAERLARYRAAWARLREP, from the coding sequence ATGCCCGCACTCGAAGACGCCATCGCGCTCGCGGTGGCCGCGCATCAGGGCCAGCGAGACAAGGCCGGCCAGACGTACATCCTCCACCCGCTGCGGGTGATGATGCGGCTGGACACGGACGAAGAGCGCACCGTGGCCATCCTCCACGACGTGGTGGAGGACACGCCCTACACGCTCGAGCGCCTGCGCGAGCTGGGCTACGCGGAAAACGTCCTGGGCGCGCTGGACGCGCTCACCCGCCGCCAGGACGAGACGTACGAGGCCTTCATCGAACGGCTGCGCCCGCTGGCGCTCGCCCGCCGCGTGAAGCTGGCGGACCTTGAGGACAACATGGACGTGCGGCGGCTGGCAGCGGTGACGCCCAAGGACGCCGAGCGCCTGGCCCGCTACCGCGCCGCCTGGGCCCGCCTGCGCGAGCCCTAG